A genomic segment from Sorangium aterium encodes:
- a CDS encoding enoyl-CoA hydratase/isomerase family protein encodes MTAQEQQPGARGTLQFVAVERAGHVATVTIQRPDKLNALNPAVLGELTAAFRDLLTPAEGNEVRAAVLTGAGKAFVAGADIAEMATMNSIAAKRFADAGHRLAELIETAPFPVIAAVNGFALGGGCELALACDFIYAAEGAKLGQPEVNLGVIPGFGGTQRLLRRVGPGRARELVYSGDMITAQQALSIGLVNAVFPATELLARAHETALKIASRGPLAVAAAKRVLLRGESLDLAAANELEAQAFAALFGSEDQQLGMKAFLAKSQATFTGK; translated from the coding sequence ATGACCGCTCAAGAACAGCAGCCGGGGGCCCGCGGTACGCTCCAGTTCGTCGCCGTCGAGCGCGCGGGTCACGTCGCCACCGTGACCATCCAGCGGCCCGACAAACTCAACGCCCTGAACCCCGCCGTCCTCGGCGAGCTCACGGCGGCCTTCCGCGACCTCCTCACGCCCGCCGAGGGCAACGAGGTCCGCGCGGCGGTGCTGACCGGCGCCGGCAAGGCGTTCGTCGCCGGCGCCGACATCGCGGAAATGGCCACGATGAACAGCATCGCCGCGAAGCGGTTCGCCGACGCAGGCCACCGACTCGCCGAGCTCATCGAGACTGCCCCCTTCCCCGTGATCGCCGCCGTCAACGGCTTCGCGCTGGGCGGCGGCTGCGAGCTCGCCCTCGCCTGCGACTTCATCTACGCCGCCGAAGGCGCGAAACTCGGCCAGCCCGAGGTGAACCTGGGCGTCATCCCGGGGTTCGGCGGGACCCAGCGGCTGCTGCGACGGGTCGGGCCCGGACGCGCGCGCGAGCTCGTCTATTCAGGAGACATGATCACCGCGCAGCAGGCGCTGTCGATCGGGCTCGTCAACGCCGTCTTCCCGGCGACCGAGCTCCTCGCGCGCGCCCACGAGACCGCCCTCAAGATCGCCTCGCGCGGCCCGCTCGCCGTCGCCGCGGCCAAGCGCGTCCTCCTGCGCGGCGAGAGCCTCGACCTCGCCGCCGCCAACGAGCTGGAAGCCCAGGCATTCGCGGCGCTCTTCGGCAGCGAAGATCAACAGCTCGGAATGAAAGCGTTCCTGGCGAAATCGCAGGCCACGTTCACCGGAAAGTGA
- a CDS encoding 3-hydroxyacyl-CoA dehydrogenase family protein, producing MEATTIKRFGVIGAGQMGRGIAQVAAAAGLEVVLCDVSRALAESGKAQIAAILAKQVEKGKLAAEAREALLGRVAVADGISGLAGVDLAVEAVTESFDVKSGIFKLADAALPKGAILASNTSSISITRLAAVTGRPELVIGMHFMNPVPLMKLIELVRGVQTSDATYEAVRALSVGLGKTVITSKDQPGFIVNRMLIPFLNEACFALQEGLSTPEDIDAGARLGLNHPMGPLELADLIGLDTVLSIAEVLHREFGDSKYRAATLLRNLVAAGWYGKKSGRGFYVYDEKGQKSGRAV from the coding sequence ATGGAAGCTACGACGATCAAGCGCTTCGGGGTGATCGGCGCGGGCCAGATGGGGCGAGGCATCGCCCAGGTCGCCGCGGCCGCGGGCCTCGAGGTGGTCCTGTGCGACGTCTCGAGGGCGCTGGCGGAGTCGGGCAAGGCCCAGATCGCCGCCATTCTCGCGAAGCAGGTGGAGAAGGGCAAGCTGGCCGCGGAGGCGCGGGAGGCGCTCCTCGGCCGGGTCGCGGTGGCCGACGGCATCTCCGGGCTGGCCGGGGTCGACCTGGCCGTGGAGGCGGTGACCGAGAGCTTCGACGTGAAGAGCGGGATCTTCAAGCTCGCCGACGCGGCGCTGCCGAAGGGGGCGATCCTGGCGTCGAACACGTCGTCGATCTCGATCACGCGGCTGGCGGCGGTGACCGGGCGGCCTGAGCTGGTCATCGGGATGCACTTCATGAACCCGGTGCCGCTGATGAAGCTGATCGAGCTCGTCCGTGGGGTCCAGACGTCAGACGCGACGTACGAGGCCGTCCGGGCGCTCTCGGTCGGGCTCGGCAAGACGGTGATCACCTCGAAGGACCAGCCCGGGTTCATCGTGAACCGGATGCTGATCCCGTTCCTCAACGAGGCGTGCTTCGCGCTCCAGGAGGGGCTGTCCACGCCGGAGGACATCGACGCGGGGGCGCGGCTCGGGCTGAACCACCCGATGGGGCCGCTCGAGCTCGCCGATTTGATCGGGCTGGATACGGTGCTGTCGATCGCGGAGGTGCTGCACCGGGAGTTCGGGGACTCGAAGTACCGGGCGGCCACGTTGCTCCGGAACCTGGTGGCAGCCGGGTGGTACGGGAAGAAGAGCGGGCGGGGGTTCTACGTGTACGACGAGAAGGGGCAGAAGAGCGGGCGGGCGGTGTAG